In one Xiphophorus couchianus chromosome 17, X_couchianus-1.0, whole genome shotgun sequence genomic region, the following are encoded:
- the osbpl8 gene encoding oxysterol-binding protein-related protein 8 isoform X7, with the protein MMKEEGLLNRRRFSTCGGTASLRPPHPDGRKLIRNASFGGYNELSPISLPGFERVKEDLLPLPLKEDSNSISKSKSETKLYNGSDKDVPASGGKLTKKESLKVQKKNYREEKKRATKELLSTITDPSVIVMADWLKIRGTLKSWTKLWCVLKPGVLLIYKTHKNGQWVGTVLLNACELIERPSKKDGFCFKLFHPLEQSIWAVKGPKGEAVGSITQPLPSSHLIFRAASESDGRCWMDALELALKCSSLLKRTMIREGKEDISTVSAGGEHSINFYSLLRAHNMQGFQFNDSDHLKDPDLYSDKSDREGEQDHEESDPEGLEESDSDTSERQDDSYIDLDPNEHLRETPYMEQSHEELGEAGEAAQTETVSEENKSLIWTLLKQVRPGMDLSKVVLPTFILEPRSFLDKLSDYYYHADFLSEAAVEENAYNRMKKVVKWYISGFYKKPKGLKKPYNPIIGETYRCMWLHQKTNSKTFYIAEQVSHHPPVSAFYVSNRKDGFCLSGSILAKSKFYGNSLSAILDGEARLTFLNRGEDYVMNMPYAHCKGILYGTMTLELGGQITIACEKTGYSAQLEFKLKPFLGSSDCVNQISGKIKLGKEVLATLEGHWDSEIFINDKKTGTMDTFWDPTPELRQNRLTRYTVPPEEQGDFESERLWQHVTRAINNKDQTEATNEKFILEEAQRKAARERKAKCEEWIPALFEQDPITGEWHYRYADTRPWDPLNDLIQFEIDGCIQTKVRHRTPMVTVPKRKHKSDKPKSPESGCSSPEPDRHDSSGSERHKSKHNSRLRKKGPDLSELQSAIDSIKQTQEDINRSVAALRMRSAGRAENTSFLQQRDYVVIACLVVLQVLINYIFK; encoded by the exons ATGATGAAGGAGGAGGGCCTGCTGAACCGCCGGCGGTTCTCCACGTGCGGCGGGACGGCGTCGCTTCGACCTCCGCACCCGGACGGACGCAAACTCATCCGCAACGCCTCCTTCGGGGGCTATAACGAACTGTCGCCCATCTCACTTCCAG gtTTCGAGAGAGTAAAGGAGGACCTTCTTCCTCTGCCTTTGAAAGAGGATTCAAATTCCATATCAAAGAGCAAG tcTGAAACCAAGCTGTACAATGGCTCAGATAAGGATGTGCCAGCGTCTGGCGGAAAGCTCACCAAGAAGGAGTCCCTCAAG gtgcagaagaagaactacagagaagaaaagaaaagggcgACCAAGGAGCTGCTTAGCACCATCACAGACCCTTCTGTTATCGTCATGGCCGACTGGCTGAAG ATCCGAGGCACGCTGAAGAGCTGGACCAAGCTGTGGTGCGTGCTGAAGCCGGGCGTCCTCCTCATATACAAGACTCACAAAAACGGCCAGTGGGTGGGAACGGTGCTGCTGAACGCCTGCGAGCTCATCGAGAGGCCGTCCAAGAAGGACGGCTTCTGCTTCAAGCTCTTTCACCCGCTGGAGCAGTCCATCTGGGCGGTGAAG GGTCCTAAAGGAGAGGCAGTGGGCTCCATCACGCAGCCGTTACCCAGCAGCCACCTCATCTTCCGCGCCGCATCAGAGTCTGATG GTCGATGCTGGATGGATGCCTTGGAGCTGGCCCTGAAGTGCTCCAGCCTGCTGAAGAGGACCATGATCCGGGAGGGGAAGGAGGACATAAGCACAGTGTCCGCCGGTGGAGAGCACTCTATTAACTTCTACAGCCTCCTCAGAGCCCACAACATGCAAGGCTTCCA GTTCAACGACAGTGACCACCTAAAAGACCCGGACCTGTACTCGGACAAGTCGGACCGGGAGGGCGAACAGGACCACGAGGAGTCGGACCCTGAGGGCCTGGAGGAGAGCGACAGCGACACATCGGAGCGCCAGGACGACTCGTACATCGACCTGGACCCCAACGAGCACCTGCGGGAAACCCCGTACATGGAGCAGTCGCACGAAGAGCTGGGGGAG GCCGGCGAGGCTGCACAGACGGAGACCGTGTCCGAGGAGAATAAGTCTCTGATCTGGACTCTGCTGAAGCAGGTGCGGCCAGGCATGGATCTGTCCAAGGTCGTCCTGCCCACCTTCATCCTGGAGCCGAGGTCCTTCCTGGACAAGCTGTCCGACTACTACTACCACGCAGACTTCCTGTCTGA AGCTGCAGTTGAAGAGAATGCCTACAACCGGATGAAGAAGGTGGTGAAATGGTACATCTCTGGATTTTACAAAAAGCCAAAG GGGTTGAAGAAGCCGTACAACCCCATCATTGGAGAGACGTACCGGTGCATGTGGCTCCATCAGAAGACCAACAGCAAGACTTTTTACATCGCAGAACAG GTCTCTCACCATCCGCCAGTGTCGGCCTTCTACGTCAGCAACAGGAAAGACGGGTTCTGCCTCAGCGGCAGCATCCTCGCCAAGTCCAAGTTCTACG GAAACTCCCTGTCAGCCATTTTAGACGGAGAGGCTCGGCTCACCTTCCTCAACCGAGGGGAGGACTATGTTATGAACATGCCCTATGCGCACTGTAAAG GCATACTGTACGGAACCATGACCTTGGAGCTGGGAGGTCAGATCACCATTGCGTGTGAGAAAACGGGCTACAGCGCTCAGCTGGAGTTCAAACTCAAG CCGTTCCTGGGCAGCAGCGATTGTGTCAATCAGATCTCTGGGAAGATCAAGCTGGGAAAGGAGGTCCTGGCTACTCTAGAGGGACACTGG GACAGCGAGATCTTCATCAACGACAAGAAAACGGGGACGATGGATACCTTCTGGGACCCGACGCCGGAGCTGAGGCAGAACAGGCTGACGCGCTACACCGTCCCACCTGAAGAGCAGGGGGACTTCGAGTCAGAAAG ACTGTGGCAGCACGTGACTCGAGCGATCAACAACAAGGACCAGACGGAGGCCACCAACGAGAAGTTCATCCTGGAGGAAGCTCAGAGGAAGGCGGCCCGGGAGCGCAAAGCCAAATGCGAGGAGTGGATCCCCGCCCTGTTCGAGCAGGACCCCATCACCGGAGAGTGGCATTACAGATATGCCGA CACCAGGCCGTGGGATCCGCTCAATGACCTGATTCAGTTTGAGATAGACGGCTGCATCCAGACCAAGGTCCGACACCGCACCCCTATG GTAACGGTGCcaaagagaaaacacaagagCGACAAGCCCAAGAGCCCGGAGAGCGGCTGCTCCTCACCAGAACCTGATCGCCATGACTCATCGGGGAGCGAAC GACACAAAAGCAAGCATAACAGTCGGCTGAGGAAAAAGGGTCCAGACCTCAGCGAACTTCAAAGTGCCATCGACTCCATAAAGCAGACGCAGGAGGACATTAACAG GAGCGTCGCGGCGCTCCGGATGCGTTCAGCAGGCCGGGCGGAGAACACTTCCTTCCTCCAGCAGCGGGACTACGTCGTCATCGCCTGCCTCGTCGTCCTTCAGGTTCTCATCAACTACATTTTCAAGTAG
- the osbpl8 gene encoding oxysterol-binding protein-related protein 8 isoform X6: MSQRQAKERDKDKEKEKEKEAGLQTPNREHIATPSNLSPGVSYTHGFERVKEDLLPLPLKEDSNSISKSKSETKLYNGSDKDVPASGGKLTKKESLKVQKKNYREEKKRATKELLSTITDPSVIVMADWLKIRGTLKSWTKLWCVLKPGVLLIYKTHKNGQWVGTVLLNACELIERPSKKDGFCFKLFHPLEQSIWAVKGPKGEAVGSITQPLPSSHLIFRAASESDGRCWMDALELALKCSSLLKRTMIREGKEDISTVSAGGEHSINFYSLLRAHNMQGFQFNDSDHLKDPDLYSDKSDREGEQDHEESDPEGLEESDSDTSERQDDSYIDLDPNEHLRETPYMEQSHEELGEAGEAAQTETVSEENKSLIWTLLKQVRPGMDLSKVVLPTFILEPRSFLDKLSDYYYHADFLSEAAVEENAYNRMKKVVKWYISGFYKKPKGLKKPYNPIIGETYRCMWLHQKTNSKTFYIAEQVSHHPPVSAFYVSNRKDGFCLSGSILAKSKFYGNSLSAILDGEARLTFLNRGEDYVMNMPYAHCKGILYGTMTLELGGQITIACEKTGYSAQLEFKLKRQPFLGSSDCVNQISGKIKLGKEVLATLEGHWDSEIFINDKKTGTMDTFWDPTPELRQNRLTRYTVPPEEQGDFESERLWQHVTRAINNKDQTEATNEKFILEEAQRKAARERKAKCEEWIPALFEQDPITGEWHYRYADTRPWDPLNDLIQFEIDGCIQTKVRHRTPMVRSGSLISLSNQGPRRDNCKCQVTVPKRKHKSDKPKSPESGCSSPEPDRHDSSGSERHKSKHNSRLRKKGPDLSELQSAIDSIKQTQEDINRSVAALRMRSAGRAENTSFLQQRDYVVIACLVVLQVLINYIFK; encoded by the exons gtTTCGAGAGAGTAAAGGAGGACCTTCTTCCTCTGCCTTTGAAAGAGGATTCAAATTCCATATCAAAGAGCAAG tcTGAAACCAAGCTGTACAATGGCTCAGATAAGGATGTGCCAGCGTCTGGCGGAAAGCTCACCAAGAAGGAGTCCCTCAAG gtgcagaagaagaactacagagaagaaaagaaaagggcgACCAAGGAGCTGCTTAGCACCATCACAGACCCTTCTGTTATCGTCATGGCCGACTGGCTGAAG ATCCGAGGCACGCTGAAGAGCTGGACCAAGCTGTGGTGCGTGCTGAAGCCGGGCGTCCTCCTCATATACAAGACTCACAAAAACGGCCAGTGGGTGGGAACGGTGCTGCTGAACGCCTGCGAGCTCATCGAGAGGCCGTCCAAGAAGGACGGCTTCTGCTTCAAGCTCTTTCACCCGCTGGAGCAGTCCATCTGGGCGGTGAAG GGTCCTAAAGGAGAGGCAGTGGGCTCCATCACGCAGCCGTTACCCAGCAGCCACCTCATCTTCCGCGCCGCATCAGAGTCTGATG GTCGATGCTGGATGGATGCCTTGGAGCTGGCCCTGAAGTGCTCCAGCCTGCTGAAGAGGACCATGATCCGGGAGGGGAAGGAGGACATAAGCACAGTGTCCGCCGGTGGAGAGCACTCTATTAACTTCTACAGCCTCCTCAGAGCCCACAACATGCAAGGCTTCCA GTTCAACGACAGTGACCACCTAAAAGACCCGGACCTGTACTCGGACAAGTCGGACCGGGAGGGCGAACAGGACCACGAGGAGTCGGACCCTGAGGGCCTGGAGGAGAGCGACAGCGACACATCGGAGCGCCAGGACGACTCGTACATCGACCTGGACCCCAACGAGCACCTGCGGGAAACCCCGTACATGGAGCAGTCGCACGAAGAGCTGGGGGAG GCCGGCGAGGCTGCACAGACGGAGACCGTGTCCGAGGAGAATAAGTCTCTGATCTGGACTCTGCTGAAGCAGGTGCGGCCAGGCATGGATCTGTCCAAGGTCGTCCTGCCCACCTTCATCCTGGAGCCGAGGTCCTTCCTGGACAAGCTGTCCGACTACTACTACCACGCAGACTTCCTGTCTGA AGCTGCAGTTGAAGAGAATGCCTACAACCGGATGAAGAAGGTGGTGAAATGGTACATCTCTGGATTTTACAAAAAGCCAAAG GGGTTGAAGAAGCCGTACAACCCCATCATTGGAGAGACGTACCGGTGCATGTGGCTCCATCAGAAGACCAACAGCAAGACTTTTTACATCGCAGAACAG GTCTCTCACCATCCGCCAGTGTCGGCCTTCTACGTCAGCAACAGGAAAGACGGGTTCTGCCTCAGCGGCAGCATCCTCGCCAAGTCCAAGTTCTACG GAAACTCCCTGTCAGCCATTTTAGACGGAGAGGCTCGGCTCACCTTCCTCAACCGAGGGGAGGACTATGTTATGAACATGCCCTATGCGCACTGTAAAG GCATACTGTACGGAACCATGACCTTGGAGCTGGGAGGTCAGATCACCATTGCGTGTGAGAAAACGGGCTACAGCGCTCAGCTGGAGTTCAAACTCAAG CGGCAG CCGTTCCTGGGCAGCAGCGATTGTGTCAATCAGATCTCTGGGAAGATCAAGCTGGGAAAGGAGGTCCTGGCTACTCTAGAGGGACACTGG GACAGCGAGATCTTCATCAACGACAAGAAAACGGGGACGATGGATACCTTCTGGGACCCGACGCCGGAGCTGAGGCAGAACAGGCTGACGCGCTACACCGTCCCACCTGAAGAGCAGGGGGACTTCGAGTCAGAAAG ACTGTGGCAGCACGTGACTCGAGCGATCAACAACAAGGACCAGACGGAGGCCACCAACGAGAAGTTCATCCTGGAGGAAGCTCAGAGGAAGGCGGCCCGGGAGCGCAAAGCCAAATGCGAGGAGTGGATCCCCGCCCTGTTCGAGCAGGACCCCATCACCGGAGAGTGGCATTACAGATATGCCGA CACCAGGCCGTGGGATCCGCTCAATGACCTGATTCAGTTTGAGATAGACGGCTGCATCCAGACCAAGGTCCGACACCGCACCCCTATGGTACGTTCTGGCAGTCTTATTAGTCTGAGTAACCAGGGGCCGCGGAGGGACAATTGCAAGTGCCAG GTAACGGTGCcaaagagaaaacacaagagCGACAAGCCCAAGAGCCCGGAGAGCGGCTGCTCCTCACCAGAACCTGATCGCCATGACTCATCGGGGAGCGAAC GACACAAAAGCAAGCATAACAGTCGGCTGAGGAAAAAGGGTCCAGACCTCAGCGAACTTCAAAGTGCCATCGACTCCATAAAGCAGACGCAGGAGGACATTAACAG GAGCGTCGCGGCGCTCCGGATGCGTTCAGCAGGCCGGGCGGAGAACACTTCCTTCCTCCAGCAGCGGGACTACGTCGTCATCGCCTGCCTCGTCGTCCTTCAGGTTCTCATCAACTACATTTTCAAGTAG
- the osbpl8 gene encoding oxysterol-binding protein-related protein 8 isoform X5: MMKEEGLLNRRRFSTCGGTASLRPPHPDGRKLIRNASFGGYNELSPISLPGFERVKEDLLPLPLKEDSNSISKSKSETKLYNGSDKDVPASGGKLTKKESLKVQKKNYREEKKRATKELLSTITDPSVIVMADWLKIRGTLKSWTKLWCVLKPGVLLIYKTHKNGQWVGTVLLNACELIERPSKKDGFCFKLFHPLEQSIWAVKGPKGEAVGSITQPLPSSHLIFRAASESDGRCWMDALELALKCSSLLKRTMIREGKEDISTVSAGGEHSINFYSLLRAHNMQGFQFNDSDHLKDPDLYSDKSDREGEQDHEESDPEGLEESDSDTSERQDDSYIDLDPNEHLRETPYMEQSHEELGEAGEAAQTETVSEENKSLIWTLLKQVRPGMDLSKVVLPTFILEPRSFLDKLSDYYYHADFLSEAAVEENAYNRMKKVVKWYISGFYKKPKGLKKPYNPIIGETYRCMWLHQKTNSKTFYIAEQVSHHPPVSAFYVSNRKDGFCLSGSILAKSKFYGNSLSAILDGEARLTFLNRGEDYVMNMPYAHCKGILYGTMTLELGGQITIACEKTGYSAQLEFKLKRQPFLGSSDCVNQISGKIKLGKEVLATLEGHWDSEIFINDKKTGTMDTFWDPTPELRQNRLTRYTVPPEEQGDFESERLWQHVTRAINNKDQTEATNEKFILEEAQRKAARERKAKCEEWIPALFEQDPITGEWHYRYADTRPWDPLNDLIQFEIDGCIQTKVRHRTPMVRSGSLISLSNQGPRRDNCKCQVTVPKRKHKSDKPKSPESGCSSPEPDRHDSSGSERHKSKHNSRLRKKGPDLSELQSAIDSIKQTQEDINRSVAALRMRSAGRAENTSFLQQRDYVVIACLVVLQVLINYIFK, encoded by the exons ATGATGAAGGAGGAGGGCCTGCTGAACCGCCGGCGGTTCTCCACGTGCGGCGGGACGGCGTCGCTTCGACCTCCGCACCCGGACGGACGCAAACTCATCCGCAACGCCTCCTTCGGGGGCTATAACGAACTGTCGCCCATCTCACTTCCAG gtTTCGAGAGAGTAAAGGAGGACCTTCTTCCTCTGCCTTTGAAAGAGGATTCAAATTCCATATCAAAGAGCAAG tcTGAAACCAAGCTGTACAATGGCTCAGATAAGGATGTGCCAGCGTCTGGCGGAAAGCTCACCAAGAAGGAGTCCCTCAAG gtgcagaagaagaactacagagaagaaaagaaaagggcgACCAAGGAGCTGCTTAGCACCATCACAGACCCTTCTGTTATCGTCATGGCCGACTGGCTGAAG ATCCGAGGCACGCTGAAGAGCTGGACCAAGCTGTGGTGCGTGCTGAAGCCGGGCGTCCTCCTCATATACAAGACTCACAAAAACGGCCAGTGGGTGGGAACGGTGCTGCTGAACGCCTGCGAGCTCATCGAGAGGCCGTCCAAGAAGGACGGCTTCTGCTTCAAGCTCTTTCACCCGCTGGAGCAGTCCATCTGGGCGGTGAAG GGTCCTAAAGGAGAGGCAGTGGGCTCCATCACGCAGCCGTTACCCAGCAGCCACCTCATCTTCCGCGCCGCATCAGAGTCTGATG GTCGATGCTGGATGGATGCCTTGGAGCTGGCCCTGAAGTGCTCCAGCCTGCTGAAGAGGACCATGATCCGGGAGGGGAAGGAGGACATAAGCACAGTGTCCGCCGGTGGAGAGCACTCTATTAACTTCTACAGCCTCCTCAGAGCCCACAACATGCAAGGCTTCCA GTTCAACGACAGTGACCACCTAAAAGACCCGGACCTGTACTCGGACAAGTCGGACCGGGAGGGCGAACAGGACCACGAGGAGTCGGACCCTGAGGGCCTGGAGGAGAGCGACAGCGACACATCGGAGCGCCAGGACGACTCGTACATCGACCTGGACCCCAACGAGCACCTGCGGGAAACCCCGTACATGGAGCAGTCGCACGAAGAGCTGGGGGAG GCCGGCGAGGCTGCACAGACGGAGACCGTGTCCGAGGAGAATAAGTCTCTGATCTGGACTCTGCTGAAGCAGGTGCGGCCAGGCATGGATCTGTCCAAGGTCGTCCTGCCCACCTTCATCCTGGAGCCGAGGTCCTTCCTGGACAAGCTGTCCGACTACTACTACCACGCAGACTTCCTGTCTGA AGCTGCAGTTGAAGAGAATGCCTACAACCGGATGAAGAAGGTGGTGAAATGGTACATCTCTGGATTTTACAAAAAGCCAAAG GGGTTGAAGAAGCCGTACAACCCCATCATTGGAGAGACGTACCGGTGCATGTGGCTCCATCAGAAGACCAACAGCAAGACTTTTTACATCGCAGAACAG GTCTCTCACCATCCGCCAGTGTCGGCCTTCTACGTCAGCAACAGGAAAGACGGGTTCTGCCTCAGCGGCAGCATCCTCGCCAAGTCCAAGTTCTACG GAAACTCCCTGTCAGCCATTTTAGACGGAGAGGCTCGGCTCACCTTCCTCAACCGAGGGGAGGACTATGTTATGAACATGCCCTATGCGCACTGTAAAG GCATACTGTACGGAACCATGACCTTGGAGCTGGGAGGTCAGATCACCATTGCGTGTGAGAAAACGGGCTACAGCGCTCAGCTGGAGTTCAAACTCAAG CGGCAG CCGTTCCTGGGCAGCAGCGATTGTGTCAATCAGATCTCTGGGAAGATCAAGCTGGGAAAGGAGGTCCTGGCTACTCTAGAGGGACACTGG GACAGCGAGATCTTCATCAACGACAAGAAAACGGGGACGATGGATACCTTCTGGGACCCGACGCCGGAGCTGAGGCAGAACAGGCTGACGCGCTACACCGTCCCACCTGAAGAGCAGGGGGACTTCGAGTCAGAAAG ACTGTGGCAGCACGTGACTCGAGCGATCAACAACAAGGACCAGACGGAGGCCACCAACGAGAAGTTCATCCTGGAGGAAGCTCAGAGGAAGGCGGCCCGGGAGCGCAAAGCCAAATGCGAGGAGTGGATCCCCGCCCTGTTCGAGCAGGACCCCATCACCGGAGAGTGGCATTACAGATATGCCGA CACCAGGCCGTGGGATCCGCTCAATGACCTGATTCAGTTTGAGATAGACGGCTGCATCCAGACCAAGGTCCGACACCGCACCCCTATGGTACGTTCTGGCAGTCTTATTAGTCTGAGTAACCAGGGGCCGCGGAGGGACAATTGCAAGTGCCAG GTAACGGTGCcaaagagaaaacacaagagCGACAAGCCCAAGAGCCCGGAGAGCGGCTGCTCCTCACCAGAACCTGATCGCCATGACTCATCGGGGAGCGAAC GACACAAAAGCAAGCATAACAGTCGGCTGAGGAAAAAGGGTCCAGACCTCAGCGAACTTCAAAGTGCCATCGACTCCATAAAGCAGACGCAGGAGGACATTAACAG GAGCGTCGCGGCGCTCCGGATGCGTTCAGCAGGCCGGGCGGAGAACACTTCCTTCCTCCAGCAGCGGGACTACGTCGTCATCGCCTGCCTCGTCGTCCTTCAGGTTCTCATCAACTACATTTTCAAGTAG